A single genomic interval of Burkholderia sp. HI2500 harbors:
- a CDS encoding tartrate dehydrogenase, whose amino-acid sequence MTDRTYKIAVIPGDGIGREVMPEGLRALDAVTARFGVRFDFVQIDWASCDYYAQHGKMMPDDWKAQLSGMDAILFGAVGWPATVPDHISLWGSLLKFRREFDQYINLRPARLFDGVPSPLAGRRAGDIDFMIVRENTEGEYSSVGGTMFEGTEREIVVQQSIFTRHGTERVLKFAFDLAQRRAKRLTVATKSNGIAISMPWWDARTAEMAERYPDIAVDKQHIDILCARFVLQPDRFDVVVASNLFGDILSDLGPACTGTIGIAPSANLNPDRKFPSLFEPVHGSAPDIAGQFIANPVAMIWSAALMLDFLGNGAGPEREAHDAIVAAIEDVLRTGPHSRDLGGNAGTQEVGEAIAARIAG is encoded by the coding sequence ATGACCGACAGGACTTACAAGATTGCCGTGATTCCCGGCGACGGTATCGGCCGCGAAGTGATGCCCGAGGGCCTGCGCGCACTCGACGCCGTGACTGCGCGCTTCGGCGTCCGCTTCGACTTCGTCCAGATCGACTGGGCGAGCTGTGACTACTACGCGCAGCACGGCAAGATGATGCCGGACGACTGGAAGGCGCAACTGTCGGGCATGGACGCGATCCTGTTCGGCGCGGTCGGCTGGCCGGCGACGGTGCCCGATCACATTTCGCTGTGGGGCTCGCTGCTGAAATTCCGCCGCGAGTTCGACCAGTACATCAACCTGCGGCCCGCACGCCTGTTCGACGGCGTGCCGTCGCCGCTCGCCGGCCGCCGCGCGGGCGACATCGACTTCATGATCGTGCGCGAGAACACCGAGGGCGAATATTCGTCGGTCGGCGGCACGATGTTCGAAGGCACCGAGCGCGAGATCGTGGTGCAGCAGTCGATCTTCACGCGTCACGGCACCGAGCGCGTGCTGAAATTCGCGTTCGACCTCGCACAGCGGCGCGCGAAGCGCCTCACCGTCGCGACGAAGAGCAACGGCATCGCGATCAGCATGCCGTGGTGGGACGCGCGCACGGCCGAGATGGCCGAACGCTATCCCGACATCGCCGTCGACAAGCAGCACATCGACATCCTGTGCGCGCGCTTCGTGCTGCAGCCTGACCGCTTCGACGTCGTCGTCGCGTCGAACCTGTTCGGCGACATCCTGTCGGATCTCGGGCCGGCCTGCACGGGCACGATCGGCATCGCGCCGTCGGCGAACCTGAACCCCGACCGCAAGTTCCCGTCGCTGTTCGAACCCGTGCACGGCTCCGCGCCCGACATCGCGGGGCAATTCATCGCGAACCCGGTCGCGATGATCTGGTCGGCAGCGTTGATGCTCGACTTCCTCGGCAACGGCGCCGGCCCCGAACGCGAAGCGCACGATGCGATCGTCGCCGCGATCGAGGACGTGCTGCGCACGGGGCCGCATTCGCGCGATCTCGGCGGCAACGCGGGGACGCAGGAAGTGGGTGAGGCAATCGCCGCGCGGATCGCGGGCTGA
- a CDS encoding nuclear transport factor 2 family protein translates to MSASPEVRPPVPPFTLETARQKVRAAEDGWNTRDPQRVSLAYTPQSQWRNRAEFVTGRDEIVGLLQRKWTRELDYRLIKELWAFDGNRIAVRFAYEWHDDAGNWFRSYGNENWEFDENGLMAHRHASINDLPIREQDRLYHWPLGRRPDDHPGLSDLGL, encoded by the coding sequence ATGTCCGCTTCCCCCGAAGTCCGTCCGCCCGTTCCGCCCTTCACGCTCGAAACGGCGCGCCAGAAGGTGCGCGCCGCCGAGGACGGATGGAACACGCGCGACCCGCAGCGCGTGTCGCTCGCCTATACGCCGCAAAGCCAATGGCGCAACCGCGCGGAATTCGTGACCGGCCGCGACGAGATCGTCGGGCTGCTGCAGCGCAAGTGGACGCGCGAGCTCGACTACCGGTTGATCAAGGAGCTGTGGGCGTTCGACGGCAATCGCATCGCGGTGCGCTTTGCATACGAATGGCATGACGACGCCGGCAACTGGTTCCGTTCGTACGGCAACGAAAACTGGGAGTTCGACGAGAACGGCCTGATGGCGCATCGTCACGCGAGCATCAACGACCTGCCGATTCGCGAGCAGGATCGTCTCTATCACTGGCCGCTCGGCCGTCGTCCGGACGATCATCCGGGGCTGTCCGACCTCGGGCTGTGA
- a CDS encoding TetR/AcrR family transcriptional regulator, whose translation MNTPHDSSAEPGVRDRLLDAAEALIYSGGIHATGVDAIVKRSGAARKSFYSHFESKEALVVAALERRDERWMRWFVDATLARGKAPRAQLLGMFDVLRDWFGQPDFHGCAFLNASGEIPDADDPVRVVAREHKARLLAFVRERFDAYADETGIERRGLARLARQWLVLIDGAIGVALVTGDANAARDARATAELLLDVVSR comes from the coding sequence ATGAACACACCTCACGACTCCTCCGCCGAACCGGGCGTTCGCGACCGGCTGCTCGATGCAGCCGAAGCGCTGATCTATTCGGGCGGTATCCATGCAACCGGCGTCGATGCGATCGTCAAGCGATCCGGCGCGGCCAGAAAGAGCTTTTATTCGCATTTCGAATCGAAGGAGGCGCTGGTCGTGGCCGCGCTCGAACGCCGCGACGAGCGCTGGATGCGCTGGTTCGTCGATGCGACGCTGGCGCGCGGCAAGGCGCCGCGCGCGCAACTGCTCGGCATGTTCGACGTGCTGCGCGACTGGTTCGGGCAGCCCGACTTTCACGGCTGCGCGTTCCTGAACGCATCGGGCGAGATTCCCGACGCGGACGATCCCGTGCGCGTCGTCGCACGCGAGCACAAGGCACGCCTGCTGGCATTCGTACGCGAGCGGTTCGACGCGTATGCCGACGAAACCGGCATCGAGCGACGCGGGCTCGCGCGTCTGGCGCGCCAATGGCTCGTGCTGATCGACGGTGCCATCGGCGTGGCACTCGTCACCGGCGATGCAAACGCTGCGCGCGACGCGCGCGCAACGGCCGAACTGCTGCTCGACGTGGTGTCCCGCTAG
- a CDS encoding GNAT family N-acetyltransferase, whose translation MQRPESARPARAYAAYAKRLDGRVVVRRFDPRSDSYDALTALLHRAFAPLGALGFNCPGVDQTASATRERVLTGECFVALGNAHLVATMTMRSHDPDSRCDPYRSRHVATLGQLAVDPVWQDRSIGRSLLAFAQRRAAARGATHLALDAPYAAVRLIDFYRREGFQPVDVMRFPGHNYDSTILCKAVSVGNGRIVAGDTAQFDVTRHVGAAS comes from the coding sequence ATGCAGCGACCGGAATCCGCGCGCCCCGCGCGCGCCTATGCGGCTTATGCGAAGCGGCTCGACGGCCGCGTCGTCGTGCGGCGCTTCGACCCGCGCAGCGATTCGTACGACGCGTTGACCGCGCTGCTGCATCGCGCGTTCGCACCGCTTGGCGCACTGGGCTTCAACTGCCCGGGCGTCGATCAGACGGCCTCGGCGACACGCGAACGCGTGCTCACCGGCGAGTGCTTCGTCGCGCTCGGCAACGCGCACCTGGTCGCGACGATGACGATGCGTTCGCACGATCCCGATTCCCGCTGCGATCCGTATCGCAGCCGGCACGTTGCAACGCTCGGCCAACTGGCCGTCGATCCCGTCTGGCAGGATCGCAGCATCGGCCGTTCGCTGCTCGCGTTCGCGCAACGGCGGGCCGCCGCGCGCGGCGCGACGCACCTCGCGCTCGACGCGCCGTATGCGGCCGTCCGGCTCATCGATTTCTATCGACGCGAAGGATTTCAACCGGTCGATGTGATGCGCTTTCCGGGACACAACTACGACAGCACGATCCTGTGCAAAGCCGTCAGCGTCGGGAACGGTCGCATCGTTGCCGGCGATACGGCGCAATTCGACGTCACGCGGCACGTCGGAGCCGCTTCATGA
- the tdh gene encoding L-threonine 3-dehydrogenase encodes MKALAKLERGPGLTLTRVKRPEVGHNDVLIKIRRTAICGTDIHIWKWDDWAQKTIPVPMHVGHEYVGEIVEMGQEVRGFAIGDRVSGEGHITCGFCRNCRAGRRHLCRNTVGVGVNREGAFAEYLAIPAFNAFKIPPEISDDLASIFDPFGNATHTALSFNLVGEDVLITGAGPIGIMAVAIAKHVGARNVVITDINDYRLELARKMGATRAVNVARESLRDVMSDLHMTEGFDVGLEMSGVPSAFTSMLEAMNHGGKVALLGIPPAQTAIDWNQVIFKGLEIKGIYGREMFETWYKMVAMLQSGLDLSPIITHRFAADDYEKGFAAMLSGESGKVILDWTA; translated from the coding sequence ATGAAAGCACTGGCAAAGCTCGAGCGCGGCCCCGGCCTCACGCTCACGCGCGTGAAGCGCCCCGAAGTCGGCCACAACGACGTGCTGATCAAGATCCGCCGCACGGCGATCTGCGGCACCGACATCCATATCTGGAAGTGGGACGACTGGGCGCAGAAGACGATTCCCGTGCCGATGCACGTCGGTCACGAGTATGTCGGCGAGATCGTCGAGATGGGGCAGGAAGTGCGCGGCTTCGCGATCGGCGATCGCGTGTCCGGCGAAGGCCACATCACGTGCGGTTTCTGCCGCAACTGTCGCGCGGGGCGCCGGCATCTGTGCCGCAACACGGTCGGCGTCGGCGTGAACCGCGAAGGCGCGTTCGCCGAGTATCTGGCGATTCCTGCGTTCAACGCATTCAAGATTCCGCCGGAGATTTCCGACGATCTCGCATCGATCTTCGATCCGTTCGGCAACGCGACGCACACGGCGCTGTCGTTCAACCTCGTCGGCGAAGACGTGCTGATCACCGGCGCGGGCCCGATCGGCATCATGGCCGTCGCGATCGCGAAGCACGTCGGCGCGCGCAACGTCGTCATCACCGACATCAACGACTACCGGCTCGAACTCGCGCGCAAGATGGGCGCGACACGTGCGGTCAACGTCGCGCGCGAGTCGCTGCGCGACGTGATGTCCGACCTGCACATGACCGAAGGCTTCGACGTCGGCCTCGAAATGTCGGGCGTGCCGAGCGCGTTCACGAGCATGCTCGAGGCGATGAACCACGGCGGCAAGGTCGCGCTGCTCGGCATTCCGCCGGCGCAGACGGCGATCGACTGGAACCAGGTGATCTTCAAGGGGCTCGAGATCAAGGGCATCTACGGTCGCGAGATGTTCGAGACCTGGTACAAGATGGTCGCGATGCTGCAGAGCGGCCTCGATCTGTCGCCGATCATCACGCACCGCTTTGCGGCCGACGATTACGAGAAAGGCTTCGCCGCGATGTTGTCTGGTGAAAGCGGCAAGGTGATTCTCGACTGGACGGCCTGA
- a CDS encoding glycine C-acetyltransferase: protein MRDAFLAQVRGTLDQIRADGFYKTEREIASPQAADVRLAGGAGVLNFCANNYLGLANDSRLIDAAKAGLDQDGFGMASVRFICGTQTVHKQLESALAAFLGTEDSILYSSCFDANGGLFETLLDENDAVISDELNHASIIDGVRLCKAKRFRYKNNDLADLEAKLKEADAAGARHKLIATDGVFSMDGIIADLKGICDLADRYGAIVMVDDSHAVGFIGTHGRGTPEHCGVEGRVDIITGTLGKALGGASGGYVAARREVIELLRQRSRPYLFSNTLTPSIAAASLKVLELLGSDEGAKLRERVRENGARFRKQMTEAGFTLVPGAHPIIPVMLGDAQLATNMADKLLDEGVYVIGFSFPVVPRGRARIRTQMSAAHTPEQIDRTVAAFVRVGKSLGII, encoded by the coding sequence ATGCGTGATGCCTTTCTCGCCCAGGTGCGCGGGACGCTGGACCAGATCCGCGCGGACGGTTTTTACAAGACCGAGCGCGAGATCGCGAGTCCGCAGGCGGCGGACGTGCGGCTCGCCGGTGGTGCCGGCGTGCTCAATTTCTGCGCGAACAACTATCTGGGTCTGGCGAACGATTCGCGCCTGATCGACGCGGCGAAGGCCGGCCTCGACCAGGACGGCTTCGGCATGGCATCGGTACGCTTCATCTGCGGCACGCAAACCGTGCACAAGCAACTGGAAAGCGCGCTGGCCGCGTTTCTCGGCACCGAGGACAGCATCCTCTATTCGAGCTGCTTCGACGCGAACGGCGGGCTGTTCGAGACGCTGCTCGACGAGAACGACGCGGTGATCAGCGACGAGCTGAACCACGCCAGCATTATCGACGGCGTCCGCCTCTGCAAGGCGAAGCGCTTCCGCTACAAGAACAACGACCTGGCCGACCTCGAGGCGAAGCTCAAGGAAGCCGACGCAGCGGGCGCGCGCCACAAGCTGATCGCGACCGACGGCGTGTTCTCGATGGACGGCATCATCGCCGATCTCAAAGGCATCTGCGATCTCGCCGATCGTTACGGCGCGATCGTGATGGTCGACGATTCGCACGCGGTCGGCTTCATCGGCACGCATGGCCGCGGCACGCCCGAGCACTGCGGCGTCGAAGGTCGCGTCGACATCATCACGGGCACGCTCGGCAAGGCGCTCGGCGGTGCATCGGGCGGCTATGTCGCCGCGCGTCGCGAGGTCATCGAACTCCTGCGCCAGCGCTCGCGTCCGTACCTGTTCTCGAACACGCTCACGCCGAGCATCGCTGCGGCATCGCTGAAGGTGCTGGAGCTGCTCGGCAGCGACGAAGGCGCGAAGCTGCGCGAGCGCGTGCGCGAAAACGGCGCGCGGTTCCGCAAGCAGATGACCGAAGCCGGCTTCACGCTCGTGCCCGGCGCGCATCCGATCATCCCGGTGATGCTCGGCGACGCGCAGCTCGCGACGAACATGGCCGACAAGCTGCTCGACGAAGGTGTCTACGTGATCGGCTTCTCGTTCCCCGTCGTGCCGCGCGGCCGCGCGCGCATCCGCACGCAGATGAGCGCCGCGCATACGCCCGAGCAGATCGACCGGACGGTCGCCGCGTTCGTGCGCGTCGGCAAGTCGCTCGGCATCATCTGA
- a CDS encoding helix-turn-helix domain-containing protein: protein MASSSGSRRTPASAAPQPPAATPPRVGEQIQRLRNERKLTLDDLSRAAGVSKSMLSEIERDKANPTIAVAWRLTNALGITLDELFSQPKASETIRVDGPHDIPTLAGHDGRYQLRVWGPIDLAGKFEWYELTLPGGGALISNAHEPGTREHLTVLQGAMEIEAAAASRRLKVGDTARYPADEPHAIRNPGKTEARALLIVIHR from the coding sequence ATGGCAAGTTCCTCCGGTTCGCGGCGCACGCCCGCCAGCGCCGCACCGCAACCGCCGGCCGCAACGCCGCCGCGTGTCGGCGAGCAGATCCAGCGGTTGCGCAATGAACGCAAGCTGACGCTCGACGACCTGTCGCGCGCGGCCGGCGTATCGAAATCGATGCTCTCCGAGATCGAACGAGACAAGGCCAACCCGACGATCGCCGTGGCGTGGCGGCTGACGAACGCGCTCGGCATCACGCTCGATGAGCTGTTCTCCCAGCCGAAGGCATCAGAGACGATCCGGGTAGACGGCCCGCACGACATCCCGACACTCGCCGGCCATGACGGCCGCTACCAGTTGCGCGTGTGGGGCCCGATCGACCTCGCCGGCAAGTTCGAGTGGTACGAGCTGACGCTGCCGGGCGGCGGTGCACTGATATCGAACGCCCACGAGCCCGGCACGCGCGAGCACCTCACCGTGCTGCAGGGCGCGATGGAAATCGAAGCCGCGGCAGCCAGCCGGCGCCTGAAGGTGGGCGACACCGCGCGCTATCCGGCCGATGAGCCGCACGCAATCCGCAATCCCGGCAAGACCGAAGCGCGGGCATTGCTGATCGTGATCCATCGCTGA
- a CDS encoding DUF2471 family protein yields the protein MTEEQDLAALSFKAAAHDLELIVRHIAGRYIHQRVPLTWRLLHAIEAEALADLGFASRHDAGMRQLFERQLDMTFPETDDPIDFGRSNALPAVFSFAVLAYEAASTASNDTASPARVPRPAKAWGD from the coding sequence ATGACAGAAGAACAAGATTTGGCCGCGCTCAGCTTCAAGGCTGCCGCGCACGACCTCGAGCTGATCGTCCGGCATATCGCTGGGCGCTACATCCACCAGCGCGTCCCGCTGACGTGGCGGCTGCTGCACGCCATCGAGGCCGAGGCGCTTGCCGATCTCGGCTTTGCCAGCCGGCATGACGCCGGCATGCGTCAATTGTTCGAACGACAGTTGGACATGACGTTTCCCGAAACGGACGATCCGATCGACTTCGGGCGCTCGAATGCGCTGCCCGCCGTATTTTCGTTCGCGGTTCTCGCCTATGAAGCAGCGTCAACCGCGTCGAACGACACCGCGTCGCCCGCGCGCGTTCCTCGCCCAGCCAAGGCATGGGGCGACTGA
- a CDS encoding tyrosine-type recombinase/integrase has product MSLPASPDTPARPEETDLFDRGASDWIVSPEAAFDAWLAMQDYRRSSADVYRAQWGAFLTWMHAHQKNLATVDTATIANFVGELPIRKTQRMRYLRLIERVLDHIRRTEYASTNPARFIAQDGEASWRKARDNEPTGFLTPAERATLLAYLFSPIGVSGSAYWKERRDRALVAAFLGAGIKTGEARALTISCINTSGTSLRIESTHPDFARETHLASFAIALLEAWLTERKRQEIPGELVFPASHAGRPMHKATMLRAIDAIVESAGLTSSRTARASPQTLRNTYAAELFEHDVPPERVGKWLGFMRPISSNRLHRAWKNWRDGLADSNGDASDHDETH; this is encoded by the coding sequence ATGTCTCTTCCCGCCTCTCCCGACACCCCGGCACGCCCGGAAGAAACAGATCTGTTCGACCGCGGCGCATCCGACTGGATCGTCTCGCCAGAAGCCGCATTCGATGCCTGGCTCGCGATGCAGGACTATCGCCGCTCGTCAGCCGACGTCTATCGCGCACAATGGGGCGCGTTTCTCACATGGATGCACGCGCACCAGAAGAATCTGGCAACCGTCGATACCGCAACCATCGCAAATTTCGTCGGCGAACTGCCGATCCGGAAAACCCAGCGAATGCGCTATTTGCGGCTGATCGAGCGCGTGCTCGACCACATCCGGCGTACCGAATACGCGTCGACCAACCCGGCCCGGTTCATTGCTCAGGATGGCGAAGCGAGCTGGCGCAAGGCGCGCGACAACGAACCGACCGGTTTCCTCACGCCGGCCGAGCGCGCGACGTTGCTCGCGTACCTGTTCTCGCCGATCGGCGTATCCGGTTCCGCGTACTGGAAAGAGCGGCGCGACCGCGCACTCGTTGCCGCCTTTCTCGGTGCCGGCATCAAAACCGGCGAAGCACGTGCGCTTACGATTAGTTGCATCAATACGAGTGGAACTTCACTGCGGATCGAGTCGACGCATCCGGATTTCGCACGCGAAACCCACCTGGCATCGTTCGCGATCGCGCTGCTGGAAGCCTGGCTCACCGAGCGCAAGCGCCAGGAGATTCCGGGGGAGCTCGTGTTCCCGGCATCCCATGCCGGGCGGCCGATGCACAAGGCGACGATGCTGCGCGCGATCGACGCGATCGTCGAATCCGCCGGGCTCACGTCGTCGCGCACCGCGCGCGCGAGCCCGCAAACGCTGCGCAATACCTATGCGGCTGAACTGTTCGAACACGACGTGCCGCCCGAACGGGTCGGCAAATGGCTGGGCTTCATGCGGCCGATCTCGTCGAACCGCCTGCATCGTGCATGGAAGAACTGGCGTGACGGTCTGGCCGACAGCAACGGTGACGCGTCCGACCACGACGAAACTCACTGA
- a CDS encoding DNA-binding protein, producing the protein MTLDEIRQAIRDELESLRANGARRQELSLHACKRLFFDLGIRPSAANVRDLTQTGSASDIPKDIDHFWERIRSASKVRLDGAAIPKAVEEKAGALLGALYEEALKAARDSLDADREQVRAGIADAEQRLRDATVRQETLEGALARGEAKNEQLQARVTELEVQLASQTTHGSASEATLLTTVARLEKELAAAAGRLEAEQTQNAALRDRIDALQAELQQRTEHYAQQIKDAVAEAERRVKPMLVELDSLRSMASTYQSGLRDVQRKEFDFLQQLSSAKARADRLEEQLRSQGDELERATRDVSSLRASRGMNPEIAALIRRLADAGQLDAEAFAAIGTSLDQEIPVPAHCPHCDGEPELSHSEEGFEVACPECEHASGAWPSRFEAAARFAHT; encoded by the coding sequence ATGACCCTGGACGAAATACGTCAAGCCATTCGGGACGAACTGGAATCGCTACGGGCGAACGGTGCACGACGGCAGGAACTGTCGCTGCACGCCTGCAAGCGGTTGTTCTTTGATCTCGGCATCCGGCCGTCGGCTGCCAATGTCCGCGATCTCACCCAGACCGGCAGCGCCAGCGATATCCCGAAAGACATCGACCATTTCTGGGAGCGCATCCGTTCCGCCTCCAAAGTCAGGCTCGACGGTGCCGCAATTCCCAAAGCCGTCGAGGAAAAGGCAGGTGCGTTGCTCGGCGCACTCTATGAAGAAGCGTTGAAAGCCGCGCGGGACAGTCTCGATGCAGATCGCGAGCAGGTTCGCGCCGGCATTGCCGACGCCGAACAGCGGTTGCGCGACGCAACCGTCCGCCAGGAGACGCTCGAAGGCGCGCTCGCGCGTGGCGAAGCGAAAAACGAGCAGTTGCAGGCTCGCGTGACCGAACTCGAGGTCCAGCTCGCGTCGCAAACGACGCATGGTTCGGCCAGTGAAGCGACGTTGCTCACCACAGTCGCTCGACTCGAGAAGGAACTGGCGGCGGCCGCTGGCCGCCTCGAAGCCGAGCAGACGCAAAATGCGGCGCTGCGCGATCGCATCGATGCGCTGCAGGCCGAACTGCAGCAGCGCACCGAGCACTACGCGCAGCAAATCAAGGACGCAGTGGCCGAAGCCGAACGCCGCGTGAAGCCGATGCTGGTCGAGCTGGATTCGTTGCGCAGCATGGCGTCGACCTACCAGAGCGGTTTGCGCGACGTTCAACGCAAGGAATTCGATTTCCTGCAGCAACTGAGTTCGGCCAAGGCACGTGCCGACCGGCTCGAAGAGCAGTTGCGCAGCCAGGGTGATGAACTGGAACGTGCGACGCGCGATGTGAGTTCGTTGCGTGCGAGCCGCGGCATGAATCCGGAAATCGCCGCGCTGATCCGCCGCCTGGCCGATGCCGGGCAACTGGATGCGGAGGCGTTTGCCGCGATCGGCACCTCGCTGGATCAGGAGATTCCGGTGCCGGCCCATTGTCCGCATTGCGACGGTGAGCCGGAGCTGTCACACAGCGAAGAAGGTTTCGAAGTGGCTTGCCCCGAGTGCGAGCACGCTTCGGGCGCATGGCCGTCCCGATTCGAAGCGGCCGCGCGATTCGCACACACGTGA
- a CDS encoding replication initiation protein encodes MATTKRAKKTDVDVVSASSAELRKAVEAIAIQPKSGKITLLTRKLFNVLLAVAQQADDSGDTYRALLSDIVANSAFDSNDTALVKEHLRRMVSVQVEWSTGTSSQKPGRKWGISTLIADAEILEDPATRRVWVEFSFAPKIKKKLLDPVQYARLSLQFQSQLRSSAGLALYEICVRYLTNPSHLTMREPWEWWRPILSGTPDTEAGDEAKREYKYFKRDYLRPAIAEVNAVTNIFVELIEHREGRRVAEIQFRVTERKQPMLALDEHPNVFDSTLVDRMVKLGIPLKEAQTLYADSEENRIRAALQMTEQRMRSTTLPPVRSAPALFKDALKKGYAPPVESVDALPAGTPSPKVAAAQPDDLKARLLSEFAAFRRKEAKVLYEEQGDAEREVARESFESEALPTMGTHLRDDWRKRGLDSKLAETAFFDWLAQRTWGEPTDGDLLSFTLNQSRAA; translated from the coding sequence ATGGCCACGACGAAGCGCGCCAAGAAAACCGATGTGGATGTGGTGAGTGCCAGTTCAGCCGAATTGCGGAAGGCCGTCGAGGCGATCGCAATTCAGCCGAAGAGCGGCAAGATCACGCTCCTCACTCGCAAGCTGTTCAATGTCCTGCTGGCCGTGGCGCAGCAGGCCGACGACTCGGGCGATACGTATCGCGCGCTGCTGTCGGACATCGTCGCCAACTCCGCTTTCGATTCGAACGACACCGCGCTGGTGAAGGAACACCTGCGCCGCATGGTGTCGGTGCAGGTCGAATGGAGCACGGGGACGTCGAGCCAGAAGCCGGGCCGGAAGTGGGGGATCTCGACGCTGATCGCCGACGCGGAAATTCTCGAGGATCCGGCGACCCGCCGCGTGTGGGTCGAATTCTCGTTTGCGCCGAAGATCAAGAAGAAGCTGCTCGACCCGGTCCAGTACGCGCGCCTGAGCCTGCAGTTCCAGAGCCAGCTGCGCAGCAGCGCCGGTCTCGCGCTGTACGAAATCTGCGTGCGCTACCTGACGAACCCGAGCCACCTGACGATGCGCGAGCCTTGGGAATGGTGGCGGCCGATCCTGTCGGGCACGCCCGACACGGAAGCCGGCGACGAGGCGAAGCGTGAGTACAAGTACTTCAAGCGCGACTATCTGCGTCCCGCGATCGCGGAAGTCAACGCGGTCACCAACATCTTCGTCGAGCTGATCGAGCACCGTGAAGGGCGCCGGGTCGCGGAGATCCAGTTCCGCGTGACCGAACGCAAGCAGCCGATGCTCGCGCTCGACGAACACCCGAACGTGTTCGACAGCACGCTGGTCGACCGGATGGTGAAGCTCGGGATCCCGTTGAAGGAAGCGCAGACGCTCTATGCGGACAGCGAGGAGAATCGCATTCGTGCCGCACTGCAGATGACCGAGCAGCGGATGCGCAGCACCACGCTGCCGCCGGTGCGCAGCGCGCCGGCGTTGTTCAAGGATGCGCTGAAGAAGGGTTATGCGCCGCCGGTCGAGTCGGTCGATGCGCTGCCTGCCGGCACGCCGTCCCCGAAGGTTGCAGCGGCCCAGCCGGACGATCTGAAGGCACGCCTGCTGAGCGAGTTCGCGGCGTTCCGCCGCAAGGAAGCGAAGGTGCTGTACGAAGAGCAGGGCGACGCGGAGCGCGAAGTGGCGCGCGAGTCGTTCGAATCGGAGGCACTGCCGACGATGGGCACGCATCTGCGCGATGACTGGCGCAAGCGCGGCCTCGATTCCAAGCTGGCCGAGACGGCCTTTTTCGACTGGCTGGCCCAGAGGACCTGGGGCGAGCCGACGGACGGCGACCTGCTGTCGTTCACGCTGAATCAGTCGCGGGCCGCCTGA